From a single bacterium genomic region:
- a CDS encoding ABC transporter ATP-binding protein — protein MRFIATVWKLIEAQQRMIIGIAAAACGYETIKLAIPYLTKVFIDTHVASGGQAISALHGIILGTMATLFVISQLDLVIERLMLRFLFDRDGATHVQGTRHALMLPMTYHEREQAGTTVSRIDRGCEKLIMLLHDVTWQTLPTLCSVVLSVGAMCWVDWRIAAIFAASIPPIFWLAYRQQRTVYAWRSERYGLYERSWAIFTEAIWNMRIVQSFAREDTVLTRYRDIQERIVALSRKQIREETRYALARSFIGTIVGQTLVLAVATWRAYGGALTIGDVVLLVTYAQLAYKSLFNGIHLFGRVADAYEGIARYAEFLATAPDITDATDAARASLTGTVTFDHVGFAYPDALHHALHDLSFAITPGETVAFVGPSGAGKSTIVQLILRHHDVTDGSVLMDGHNLRALDRKHVRSQIGYVPQEGQVFSMTVAENIRFGKPDATDAEVREAALLAGAHEFILQLTKQYETEVGEQGVHLSGGQRQRMCIARAIVGKPKILIFDEATSALDVENERVVQESLVRLKGTTTIIIIAHRLSTIRHADRIFVIQDGTLAEVGSHAQLQRKNGLYHRLVALQHTGA, from the coding sequence GTGCGATTTATCGCCACTGTCTGGAAGCTCATCGAGGCGCAGCAACGGATGATCATCGGCATCGCCGCGGCAGCGTGCGGGTACGAGACGATCAAGCTCGCGATTCCCTATCTCACGAAGGTGTTCATTGATACGCACGTCGCATCGGGAGGCCAGGCCATCTCCGCGCTCCACGGGATCATCCTTGGAACGATGGCGACGCTGTTCGTGATCTCGCAGCTCGATCTCGTCATCGAGCGGCTCATGCTGCGCTTCCTCTTCGATCGCGATGGGGCGACGCATGTGCAGGGAACGCGCCACGCGCTCATGCTCCCGATGACGTACCACGAACGCGAGCAGGCCGGAACGACGGTCTCGCGCATTGATCGCGGCTGCGAGAAGCTCATCATGCTCCTCCACGATGTCACCTGGCAGACGCTCCCCACGCTGTGTTCGGTTGTCCTCTCCGTGGGCGCGATGTGTTGGGTGGACTGGCGCATCGCGGCGATCTTCGCCGCATCCATCCCGCCGATCTTCTGGCTCGCGTACCGTCAGCAGCGAACGGTCTACGCGTGGCGGAGCGAACGCTACGGACTCTACGAGCGGTCGTGGGCGATCTTCACCGAGGCGATCTGGAACATGCGCATCGTGCAGTCGTTCGCGCGCGAGGATACCGTCCTCACACGCTACCGCGACATTCAGGAGCGCATCGTCGCGCTCAGCCGCAAGCAGATTCGGGAGGAGACGCGCTACGCGCTCGCGCGGTCGTTCATCGGGACGATCGTCGGCCAGACGCTCGTGCTCGCGGTTGCGACGTGGCGCGCGTACGGCGGCGCGCTCACGATCGGCGATGTCGTGCTCCTCGTGACGTACGCGCAGCTCGCGTACAAGTCGCTCTTCAACGGGATCCACCTCTTCGGCCGCGTGGCCGATGCGTACGAGGGCATCGCGCGGTACGCGGAGTTCCTCGCGACGGCACCGGACATCACCGATGCCACGGACGCCGCACGCGCGTCGCTCACCGGCACTGTCACGTTCGACCACGTCGGGTTCGCGTACCCCGATGCGCTGCACCACGCACTCCACGATCTCTCGTTCGCGATCACGCCAGGCGAGACCGTGGCGTTCGTTGGGCCTTCCGGTGCTGGAAAGTCCACGATCGTCCAGCTCATCCTCCGTCACCACGATGTGACGGATGGCAGCGTCCTCATGGATGGACATAACCTCCGCGCACTCGATCGCAAGCACGTCCGTTCTCAGATCGGCTACGTCCCGCAGGAGGGCCAGGTCTTCAGCATGACCGTCGCCGAGAACATCCGCTTCGGGAAACCGGATGCGACGGATGCCGAGGTGCGGGAGGCGGCGCTCCTCGCCGGCGCGCACGAGTTCATCCTGCAGCTCACCAAGCAGTACGAGACCGAGGTGGGCGAGCAGGGCGTGCACCTCTCGGGCGGCCAGCGCCAGCGTATGTGCATCGCCCGCGCGATCGTCGGCAAGCCGAAGATCCTCATCTTTGATGAGGCGACGTCCGCGCTCGACGTGGAGAACGAGCGCGTTGTCCAGGAGTCACTCGTTCGCCTCAAGGGAACGACGACGATCATCATCATCGCGCACCGCCTCTCGACCATCCGCCA